tgtgtgtctTAGGTGTACTTAACAAACATTGGTCGGGGGAGCTCCCGGGATCAAACCTAGAGCCTTGAGTATGTTAATCATCCACTCTACCACTGAAATGTACTCTCAGCTTAATGTAtatcttttgtaaataaatacagaCTTAGAACAAATTGAAATAAGTAGATTCAAAAGCAAGAGAtaaggtgtgatggcacatgcctataatcccataaCTTTGGAGGTTAAGGGAAAGGGGGATTACAAATTCCATGTTAGCTGGGCCCATtgactttctctcaaaaaaatcccaaacaatagcaacagtaacaaaaacaaataagaaagcaaCCAGAACAAATCCCCAAACAACAAAGAGAGAAATGAGATTGCACATGCTATGTCGTTATTTATTGCATGCATCTGTGTTCACATTCTCTGCTCACTTTTCTACTTGGTTCTGTTTTATCTATTCAAATAATggatttcctttttgttgttgttgttgttctcagaCAAAAGTATTTCTGTATTTAGAACAATGGTGAATACATGTGGGtttgtttgaaaacaaaaatttaggGCATTTATTTTTATGGTGTCACAGTTTTGCTGACACTTTAATTGACAACTTATACTGGTCTTATTAcatcaattatttctttttaaaaagtttttacttatttatttatttgagagagccagagaaagagagagagagagacagacagacagacagacagacagacagatagagagaataggtgctccagggcctccagccactgcaaaccaactcctgatgcatgcaccacctgtgcatctggcttacgtgggtcctggggaatcaaacctgggtcctttggcttttcaggcaaatgtattaactgctaagccatctccccagctgacaTAAATTATTTCTTGTTGCAATCAAATAtcagacaagaagcaacttaagagaggaaagtACAGTTTGAGATGGGTTACAGTGTCTGTTGCGGTGGGGAAGGGATGATGGCAGGAGTATGAGGTCATGTCACATCTGGATTTCCTAACAGTTACTATAATTTTTGACAGATTTTTTCTCATATGTATTTAGTAGACGTGGAGATGGGCCGCACAATTTGTAAAAAACATGATGAAGACATTGACAACTGCCCACTGCAACAAGGCCCAGAAGAGAAAAAGGTTTGAGATTAAGTTAACTCTGACAATCACCAGTCTTTTGGGAATGAAAAATATCAAGAAAGGCCCTTGAGAAAATGTAAATAAGATGTGGGGAGTGATTCTTGACAGAATAAGAGTTCCTAACTCCTCTCCTGGCATGTCTCGGGGCTCCTCTACTGGAGGCAGAAGGGGGTCATCTTCAGCAGACAGCACCTGGATGCTGAGCTGCCCTCTGCTCACAGCTGGCTGGCTAGCCATTGGCAACCTGCAGGTGCCCATGTGTGGCCTCCATCTATGACAGAGCCACTCACCTGGTCCCAGCTCTGTTCCTTCAGAGGTCCTTGAGGTTTCACCAGATTCTGCTCTCCCTGTGGTCCTCAGTACCCCTTTGCTCATGTCCTGGGGCACTGGGGAATGTCCAGTTTATCTGCTCACCCAGGCTTGTCTTTGAGATTCTGGGTCTTAAGGGTGATTCATGGTGACATGGTCATTTTATGGCTGAGATGATGCATGGCATCTGGGACCTTGAGGATGTTTGTCTATCTGAGAATTCTGCCAGTGGGTGTTCTCACCTTCCAACCAAAACTACTGGAGAAGACTTGCAAACCGTTGGCTTGTGTTATCGCTGAGGGGTTGAGCAGCAGAATCATCTTGCAGGTGGTCCCCTCAGGCGGGGACAGTGCGTCCAGCATCTTATGTACAAGGGAGGCATTGAGGACAGGATACCTCAGTGTGGGTGATGGCCCTAGGTGGGGGCTGGTCATAGGCAAGTCCCCTCTCAGGAGCCCCTGGGCTCAGGGGAGGTAATTCTAATTACTACCTTTTGTTCTGGTAGAGCTGTGAACTTTATAAGTATCGCCCTTGATAACAggttttagctttttcttttttcttctttttatcaaTTAAGTTTGTAGTGAATCTTAGGCCTTTCCCATGCTAGATGGCCTCAATGAGTTacattttttctaactgctgctTTGCAACTCTCTTTCAGGTACGCTGCATTTACATCATGAGGACCATAGGATGGTTTACAAACTTCACTATCTTTAACAGCACTTGCACACAGATATAGGTGGGGAAGGGATCCCATATACCTGTAGCAGAAGTCACCTTTCCCAAGAGTGTGACAATCTGTAGTCTGAGGTCTGCAACAGTAGAACAATTAAAGGCATCTCACAGCATCTCTGGATTCCTGAgtggagtggttttttttttttgtattgtctgTTTGCCATTAATATCATCATCAGGGATAAGCGATAGAGAATTTATTACCATTATTATCAAGCTGCTTGCAGATACGCAGTGTTGAAGCAGCTCATTGTTCATTTGATggtctcattcatttattcttccaTGACTTTGCATTTGCACACTATTCACTTATTCTCCAGGTTCTCTATGCTGTTCACCCATGTGAAGGAAAGCAGAGCCTTCTCCCAGGAATGACTAGTCACCTGCATCCCCTTTGCTTCCATCCCAGGGGCCACTATCACAATGGGTGTCTCTTCTACAGATGGGTCAGAGATGAACCTTGGGGTGGAGGAACGTAATTGATACTGACAGGGGGCTTTGCCCAAGTGGGAATCACAGATTGCCTGAATGGTAAGAATATTTTCTTAGGACTGGatgacatcttaaaaaaaaaaacagtggctcAGTAGTCTATGTTCCAAACTGCTTCCTGAGGTCTAGGTTCTCCATCTGAGGTCCTTCATGCCTTCCATCATTGTCAGTACTAGTCATTGCACTGAGAGAGGCATGATGGCTACAGACCTCTAGACCAAGGGGTGAGCCTCCTTCCTCAGAGAGGGGAGATGCCTTGGAGACACACTGAGATTGGAAATGAGATTGTGCCTTAAGTCAATGGCCCCACATTCTTCATTCAGGACTCTATACTTTATGGCCCCTGTGCCTGTTTACAGAATTAAGAAGGCAGTGTCAATGTCCTATGGAGAAATACTCACAATAGAATGTTGGGTggtctctctttcagtctgggtCTCTGGGGACTTCTTTCTGTGACTCTTGTCAGAAAGCTGGCCCTTTCCTGGCCAACCCATTTCTCATGAGTTTGTAATAACTTTCATAGGTCAAGATTCTCAGAAGTAGCTCTGGGTGACTCCTTGGGTACAACACAATGATGGTAACCTGAGCTGGCAGTGGTCCTTTGACCTGTTTGTAGTATTTGAAACATCTTGTCAACTGGTCAGGATACACTTATATTACCAAGTTGTGTCTGTGTGGTGAGGACAGTAACGTGTTGCTGGCCATTGGCTGAGAGAGCAGTCAGGCTTGGAGGGTAAAACTCTGTGTCCACGGCACACCCTGTACCTGTTCAAAATTCCATGGCTTGTGGACTTTGTGCATTATGTCCATGGACCTCATGTTCTTTACTCAGAACTCTATACTTTATGGCCTTATGCCTGTTTACAGACCCTATGCCCCTGTTAATATAATCTATTTCCACTGTTCATCAGTGCTGGACCCAGTTACCTGTGATTCCTGGATTCCATACCCTACATTCATGAACTCCATGGAACTCAGTCTGGCTCTTCATGTGTACTATTGTCCACTTTCATGGGTCTTATGCCTATTTGTGGATCCCTTGGTGGTTTGTCATAAACtgacacttcttttctttttttttaatttaaaaatttttattgacaacttgcatgaatgtaaacaatatcccatggtaattcctgcccaacccctactttcccctttgaaactccactctccatcatatgtctcttattttgatatcatgatcttttcctcctattatgatagtacTGTGTAGGTAGCTGACACTTATTTTCATGGATCACATAGCCTTCTTCCTGGGTGATGTAACCAATTCCTTCTCAAGCTCAGTGCTGCTCACAGGCAAGAATTCTTCACTTTCTACTCTCATTCCACTTCAagactttctttgttttcatgatacaCCAATTGTTCTCTGTCTTGATCTACCAAGTCCTCTCTAGTTTATTTGACATTTCTCTGAAAGATGAGGCCTCACTTCCAGGCAAGCAGTAACCACTGAGATATACCCAGTTACTCCTATTTCTCATGTAGTAGAAAATGTGTGAGCTCATAACCAAAGTACATAAGTACTTGAGTTGATTGCTCTTTGTACCAAAGTTGGGAAATAAGTCTCTCAGGAACTCCAATATCTTATAAATTGTGTTAATTATAGGTGGAATTTTGCCTGAGCCCTCACAGAATGAAAACCAAAGTTCTTTCTCAGAGCTGTGTGAGGGCCATCATTAGGACAGATAAATATTGTGTCTGCTACCCTCATCATGTGATGAACTCAGATTAGTAGCATTAGAATAAAATCAGTGGTTGGAGGGACATTTTCACATGATTATTGAAGCAGTGTTCATAGCCAAAATATGGAACTGACCCAAGTGCCCATCAAAAGATTAATGGTAagtaagaaaatattatattatatatagtatataatatataaatacatattatatgtaaatattatatatatatattatacacacacaatgGGTTACTCCTCAGCAATGggataaaaaagaaatcctgtcATTTGTGACAGTGTGGATGGACCTGCAGAAGCAAGTCATGCATAAGAAGAGAAATATTTCATGCCTTCACTCAAAGGTGGAATCTAACAAAATGTCAAACTTAGTTACAGACAGTAGGATGGTGGCACCAGAGATTAGAGGGTAGTAGATATTGGTAAAAGAGGACAAACTTTCAGGTGGAGTATAGTTAATAATAATGTAATTGAGTAGGTGAAATTTGTTGAGAGAGTGTTATTATAagaaaaggtagggctggagagatggcttagcggttaagcgcttgcctgtgaagcctaaggaccccggttcgaggctcggttccccaggtcccacgttagccagatgcacaagggggcgcacgcatctggagttcgtttgcagaggctggaagccctggtgcgcccattctctctctctccctctacctgtctttctctctgtgtctgttgctctcaaataaataaataaaatattaaaaaaaaaaaggtaactgtGTGAGATAATGGATAAGCTAATCATTTCATTATGGCAAAGATTTCACAGTCTATAGATACATCAAAATATCACAGGTATAACCTAAATAGATACAAGTTTTGATGGTAATATCTCAATAAAGCtggaagcaaataaaaaaaaaattttgcaaTTACCCCTCTTTACCAGTTTGAAAAAATCATAGTAATCctatgagaaaagaaaatgataaaaagatAGAGATATTTAGAGAAAATTTGGAGATATGTTTTCCAAAAATAAAGGAACATGAAAGACCTTGGGTATAAAGCTTCATTGTCAGTGAGCAAACTCTGAGTAAAAAACAACAttaatcagccaggtgtggtagtgcacacctttaatcccaacattcgggaggcagaggtaggaggatcactgtgagtgagaggctaccctgagactacaaagtgaatttcatgtcagctaGGGCTATAGAGAGATCCTACtcgaaaaaatcaaaataaacaaacaaagaaaaaacaaaacaaaacaactttaatCATTAGGGATATTttgtatgtttaaaaattattttgtgtagCAGTCAAGCTTCTGGGTATGTACCCAAAGGAGATAAAACCATCACCATCTAAAGATGTTTGCAATCTCATGTTCATTTCAGCATtagtcataatagctaagataTGGAAACAGTACAAATGCCTgccaatgaatgaaagaaaatgtccTGATATACTCCTTGTCACAGGCatcaggagaggggaggggagaacgATGAATTGTCAATCAAAGAATACAAAACAGATTTGTAGGATGAACACATCTAGAGACCAAATATACACCATGAACACTAGAGTCAACAATAGTGTATTAGATTCAAGATTCTTGTGAAATGATTACACAATAGTTGTTCTTGTCAAAAAGGGTATTGCAGTTATACCTTTGCATTATTGGACAGACACCTGACCAGTAGCATCTCATGGGGGGAatgtgtttatttcaggcttacagaagccaggggaaacaccatcaatggcagaagaaactggctcacttccatagatccatagcagatACTACAAACCAGCAGCAAATAGGAACAGCCAGAGATCAAACTGACTGAACACACTAGGACTATGCTACAAGATCtgacccccagtgacacctcctccaacagggcttttgctgctggagactcaagttgcaagcttaatcaaaaacacatCAGGCTATGGAGGACGTATACTCACATTGAAACCACTGGAAAATGGGCAGCTTTTCAAGATAATGGTTGTCAGGCTTTGATGCTTTGATGCAAGGTTATATTAAATATCTTTCATGTAAATATTTAGCTTCATTTCATTGCAGCTTTAAGGTGATTTAAAGTAGCATCACTAGGTCAAATAACACAGATGCTTTTAAGGATTTCTTGTATTTGGTTAATTTGCTTTCCAACAAGATGATATCAGCTTATAGTCCCATCAGGAGTATGTAAGGACATATTTGATAATCTTACAGATTATTAAAATGTCAATGAAGTGGGTTTTTAAGTTAAGAAGGCCTTTTGATAAAAGTAATAAAAGCTAGAAGCTGTGAAAGGAAAGATAAATTTGTCCACATAAAAACTGAAAACTCTTTTATGGAAAATAGTAACAATGAAATTCAAACATGAATAAATTCAGAAGATAGAAGATATGTTGGACAATGGCTTTCATATATTCAACGCAAAATATTAATTGCTATAACATTCTTCTATGAATCTTGGTATCaattataaaatgataaatagTATACTAAAATGAATaacatagtgctggagagatggcttagcatttaaggtgcttgcctgtgaagctaaggatccaggtttgattccccaggactcatgtaagccaaatgcataaagtggtgcatgcatctagagtttgtttgcagtggctggaggccctggcatacccattctctctctctatctgccc
Above is a window of Jaculus jaculus isolate mJacJac1 chromosome 8, mJacJac1.mat.Y.cur, whole genome shotgun sequence DNA encoding:
- the LOC101594899 gene encoding cystatin-12-like, with the translated sequence MLGKGLLLVGLVVLWTHIYRCTFVNIDKTMHFFPISVEHAIYKFNEDQSDELAYKFLRVRRSQRKIFSHMYLVDVEMGRTICKKHDEDIDNCPLQQGPEEKKVRCIYIMRTIGWFTNFTIFNSTCTQI